One genomic window of Prochlorococcus sp. MIT 0801 includes the following:
- a CDS encoding DUF3764 family protein, with product MFTYPTKSTEITVLDFKLSNFYSEYCTHMNAPEQQTMFNKMAVKTFYIGECIGGPKRATVMFEGPENVLYNIFPSPETKPIVGAYCHIYEGTKIIRLINNSPNC from the coding sequence ATATTCACTTACCCCACCAAGTCAACAGAAATCACTGTTTTAGACTTCAAGCTTAGCAATTTTTATTCAGAGTATTGCACTCATATGAATGCCCCAGAGCAACAGACGATGTTTAACAAGATGGCTGTTAAAACTTTTTATATCGGTGAATGTATAGGAGGCCCTAAAAGAGCAACGGTTATGTTTGAAGGACCAGAGAATGTTTTATATAATATTTTTCCCAGTCCGGAAACAAAGCCTATTGTTGGAGCCTATTGTCATATTTATGAAGGAACAAAAATTATAAGATTGATAAACAATAGTCCAAACTGCTAA
- a CDS encoding DUF1499 domain-containing protein yields MTDTKSGLSPCFNPLNCVFFQKEFEDVDRTFDQLVSIAQNFPRTNVLESNENYWKAVCRSLIFRFPDDLEILKIGKKIQIKSASRYGGGDLGVNGTRVGKLLTDLEILNS; encoded by the coding sequence ATGACAGACACTAAATCAGGTCTTAGTCCATGTTTTAACCCTCTGAATTGTGTTTTCTTTCAGAAAGAATTTGAGGACGTTGACAGGACCTTTGATCAACTTGTCTCGATTGCTCAGAATTTTCCTAGAACCAATGTTTTAGAGAGTAATGAAAATTATTGGAAAGCGGTTTGTCGTAGTTTGATTTTCAGATTTCCAGATGACTTAGAGATTTTAAAAATCGGTAAGAAGATTCAAATCAAATCGGCATCAAGATATGGTGGTGGAGATCTAGGAGTTAATGGAACTAGAGTGGGAAAATTATTAACTGATTTAGAAATATTAAATAGTTAG
- a CDS encoding nitroreductase — MEIAQAIKKRRTIHIFSNKSVPREVIEKSIVAANQAPCHRSTFPWRFTNIGMKKRELLYQLQLTLKFGDKPIDESNLKKIRDKILNPSHLLIATQICTDNQVQKLEDYAACACAIQNLSLSLVADGVGCKWSTGKITTDPNTYQIAEINPFEEEIVGFIWIGYGTKPPLIKRPLISTIYRERD; from the coding sequence ATGGAAATAGCTCAAGCAATTAAAAAACGAAGGACCATTCATATCTTTTCAAACAAAAGTGTGCCGAGAGAAGTAATTGAAAAGTCAATAGTTGCAGCTAATCAAGCGCCTTGTCATAGAAGCACTTTCCCTTGGCGCTTTACCAACATTGGGATGAAAAAACGGGAACTTTTATATCAACTACAGTTGACTCTTAAGTTTGGTGATAAGCCAATAGATGAATCTAATTTAAAAAAGATAAGAGACAAAATTTTAAACCCTTCCCATTTGCTTATTGCTACTCAAATATGTACGGATAATCAAGTTCAAAAACTCGAAGATTATGCGGCTTGTGCCTGCGCGATTCAAAATTTGTCGCTTTCACTAGTAGCTGATGGTGTTGGTTGCAAGTGGTCAACAGGAAAAATCACTACTGATCCTAATACCTATCAAATTGCAGAAATAAATCCCTTTGAAGAGGAAATTGTTGGTTTTATATGGATTGGATATGGAACTAAGCCGCCTCTGATCAAAAGGCCTTTAATTAGTACTATTTATAGAGAGAGGGATTAA
- a CDS encoding DUF4278 domain-containing protein encodes MTVLTYRGKEYLQHKEVTPKDVVELSYRSNVYKSRQADAKKQLQASLTYRGNTYQK; translated from the coding sequence ATGACTGTTCTTACTTACAGAGGAAAAGAGTATCTTCAGCATAAAGAAGTTACTCCAAAAGATGTTGTAGAACTTAGTTACAGAAGTAACGTCTACAAATCAAGGCAAGCAGATGCTAAAAAGCAGTTGCAAGCATCCTTAACTTACAGAGGTAATACATACCAAAAGTAA
- the purT gene encoding formate-dependent phosphoribosylglycinamide formyltransferase produces MNLFPKKIMLLGSGELGKEVAIAAKRLGCHVIACDRYNNAPAMQIADQFEVFNMNNASELKEVIYKFNPDIIIPEIEALAVDVLKEIEQNITVIPNARATAITMNRDKIRDLASNDLNIRTAKFCYAMNESELDFRAETIGYPMLIKPVMSSSGKGQSLVKNKNDLAQAWNLAIEKSRGQSNKIILEEFIDFDFEITLLTIRQSNGKTLFCAPIGHEQKNGDYQCSWQPAELSESVLDNAQKIAKRVTDNLGGVGLFGVEFFIKGEEVIFSELSPRPHDTGLVTLISQNLNEFELHVRAVLGIPIPEIVCHHASASRVILASNETTDVAYTGLEKALSQSDTNLFMFGKPSSTEGRRMGVAVAKAKTIDEARNKVDHAAQSVQFINE; encoded by the coding sequence ATGAATTTATTTCCAAAAAAAATAATGCTTTTAGGTAGTGGAGAATTAGGCAAAGAGGTTGCAATTGCAGCAAAAAGACTAGGATGTCATGTTATTGCATGTGATAGATATAATAATGCTCCAGCGATGCAGATAGCTGATCAATTCGAAGTGTTTAATATGAACAACGCTTCTGAATTAAAAGAAGTTATATATAAATTCAATCCTGATATTATTATTCCTGAAATAGAAGCTCTCGCAGTAGATGTATTAAAGGAAATCGAACAAAATATTACAGTAATACCAAACGCAAGAGCTACTGCAATAACAATGAATAGAGATAAAATTAGAGATTTAGCTTCCAATGATTTAAATATAAGAACTGCAAAATTTTGTTATGCAATGAATGAATCTGAGCTTGATTTTCGTGCAGAAACAATTGGTTATCCTATGTTAATCAAACCAGTTATGAGTTCTTCTGGTAAAGGACAAAGCTTAGTTAAAAATAAAAATGATTTAGCCCAGGCTTGGAATTTGGCTATTGAAAAATCTAGAGGTCAATCAAATAAAATTATATTAGAGGAATTTATTGATTTTGATTTTGAAATTACTTTATTAACTATTAGACAATCTAACGGAAAAACATTATTTTGCGCTCCCATAGGACACGAGCAAAAAAATGGTGATTATCAATGTAGTTGGCAACCGGCTGAATTATCTGAAAGTGTCTTAGATAATGCTCAAAAGATTGCCAAACGTGTTACTGATAATCTTGGTGGTGTAGGTTTGTTTGGAGTTGAATTTTTTATTAAGGGTGAAGAGGTGATTTTTTCAGAGCTATCACCAAGACCACATGACACAGGCTTAGTGACTTTGATTAGCCAAAATTTAAATGAGTTTGAATTACACGTTAGAGCTGTTTTAGGTATCCCAATTCCAGAGATAGTTTGCCACCATGCTTCTGCTAGCCGAGTTATTTTGGCCTCCAATGAAACTACTGACGTGGCTTATACGGGACTTGAGAAAGCCTTAAGTCAATCGGATACAAATTTATTTATGTTTGGTAAGCCGAGCTCAACGGAAGGTCGTCGAATGGGAGTAGCTGTAGCAAAGGCTAAAACAATCGATGAGGCAAGAAACAAAGTCGACCATGCAGCGCAATCAGTCCAATTCATAAATGAATAA